The DNA sequence tcacatcaagcctaaaatttgtagaggcgctatccgaaaacggtttcatctatcaacatgaaatccataaccttttgtcagcacagtctgaagatgatctgactcgattttggtgaaaatcggacgaacggtctaggactagttcgaaaaagtaggttttcaacatagatcaaaatggcggacagggagtttggccaactgttgcataattggtatctatgttgtcggcatgacccaaggaatattttgagaccagtttcattacaataggctaatgctatctacagttattagcatttttgttcattttaaaactaatggttaatgaatgcttcattactcttgaccaataggtggcgctgctaccaaatttatgtggtgtaatcagtgtgaggtggtaatgccacataccaaatttggtgcaaatatctcaaagctttgcagagatacagcttccgatgcgctttggcatcttacctgcaaattcgttgatgcgttaaatgaaaacggtttcgaatatcgacacgaaatccataactttttgtcagcatggtctgaagatgatccgagtcaaatttggtgaaaatccgactaacggtctaggaggagttcgaaaaagtaggttttctacattcatcaaaatggcgaacaggaagttaggccaattttggcataattggtatcaatgttctcggcctgacccaaggaatattttgagatcacttttattacaataagccatttttttcagaagttattagcatttttcgaaatttcgttataacttttgaccacaaggtggcgctggccccaaaatttgtatgtacattcagggcgtcgtgccgaacatttttgtaattattgtcgaaacgatacgttaatccgttctcaagatacagcgttttaaagctaaattcaaaatggccgacacccaaaatggctgacatgggaaaattggatatgggtcgactcggcatgctcctccgaatctaacaagaccagttttgagatttttggtcaaaccactgagaagttataagcaaaaatagtcactttacatatctcctgaccactaggtggcactgtgacgaaacactgcaagtagtgtcaggtcatgcttgttataacacacaccaagtttggtctcaatacgacaaaccgttgccgagatatggcctcacatccatttttgaacgcttttcgtagaattaattagcgcattattcgagaacggtttgtccaatcaacttgaattccataactttttgcctccatggtctgaagatgatctgagccaattttggtgaaaatcagacaaaccgtctaggacgagttcgaaaaagtaggttttataaacaaaaaattatagaaaaaaaactaaaccttaggatttttgaaatatggtgttcattcgactcggcacgacccaaggattcagagaaaattggaattttgattttatggcttacggttcaaaagttattagcaaaaagaaagtgaaagtttggacaagtggtggcgctagagagtttgagttagagactccaaacttgctatggtttaagttgagactgtcctctattagtgtgccaaattatacaactttcccgcaagcggttctataggctgccatagacttgcggcggaagaataataataataataaatatagctgcaagcagcaattacggggccaagcactcaaagcggaaaatgaggagctaaggatggcaggaacagcagaccaactgcaacaataagtaaaaacaagccattttaggatgattttagtcaaaacgacagaaaaattatactaatatgatttaatggcttattaggtttgaccaacaggtggcgctgttatcagatcaatgtggtgtgtttagtgtgaggtgacaaacgtgcacacaaagtttggtgtcgttatgtcaaagttttccaaagatatagcctcagagtcattttcacatcaagcctaaaattaatagaggcgctgtacgaaaacggtttcatctatcgacatgaaatccataactttttgtcagcacagtctgaagatgatctgactcgattttgatgaaaatcggacgaacggtctaggactagttcagGTGGCCTATCGTAGGTGGCCTTTGCTCCGTGGTGTCCAGCACATGGGACATCGTGAGCGTGCGCGAGCATAATCCCCCTCTGGCACTGAGGGACCACAAGCTGCGGCGCAGTGAGTGGCTCAGGGACGTATGTGAGGAGACCGTCGCGGAGATGCAGCATGTGCTTGATAGAATGGAGCGTGCGGAGGTCGGAAGACCGTGCTAGGTCGGAAGGAGAGATAGGGTGGTTTGTTGGATCGGAGATATGAGAAATAATAGTCTGTAGTATTGGGTCTGAGGCTTGGAGGGTGAGTAGGTCACTTGGACTGAACTGTGGGGACAGTTCGACATGGGTGGAGGCGGGGCTGTGGTTGGCATTGGCCTGTTGGCGGCGGGTAATAGCGGAGACAGCGGGGTAGGGTGCAAGGGGGGGTGGGGTCCACGCTTCTCCATGCAGTGCACCTGTTTTAGCTAGTGCATCCGTTTGATCATTAAGGTCTTTGTCTTGGCCTGGTTGTCGTGAGTGGCCTCGGACCTTCTTCCAATACACGGTTATATCATGGTTTAGGATGATGGCCTCGCATGCTTGGAATAGCTCTTGATGCTTGACAGGTTTGTTGTTGGCAGTCTTGTATCCATTTTGCTTCCATCCCGCCAGGTGGCATGTGAAGCTCAGGCGAGCGTAGTTTGAGTCAGTGCAGATGAGGAGTTCTTTGATGTTGTGGGATGCAGCCAGCTGCAGCGTGATGAGGATGGCTGCCACTTCTGCATATTGAGAGGAATGCGGGCCTAGTTTGAAGTGTTGTGGTTGGCAGGGGTTGTTGTTGAGCCAGACCACGCCAGCGCCCGCTTTCAAGGTTCCTTGGTTGTTGTAGGAGCAACCGTCGACATAAGCAGTGGGCATGCCTTCGCACACATTCTCATCAAAGTATTTGTGGTTTGTAAGCAGTGGTTGCGCTGGTTCGTTGGGCTCTGTGATTGTGCATTGTGTATCGCTGGAGCAATTCTGGCAAGCTGCAAGTCCATTACCCAAAGCTGATTTGTGGTTTTGGGCATATCGTGCCTCGACGTCGCGTCCTTGAAGCGTCATCAGCCAGGTGGCTATGCGTGCGTTTGTTACCACGCCATCTCGGATTCGTTGGCTGTTGAGGAAAGTCACGGGTTGGTGACAGGTTTCTATGATGACTTTCTGGGCTCCAATGTAGTTAGAGAAGCGTTGAATGGCCCAGACGGTGCACAACAGagctttctcacagtctgaatATTTGCATTCAGGTGGTAACAGTGTTTTACTGGCGTAGGCGACCACTCGCTTGTCTTTGTCATGTAGCTGATATAGGCCTGCGCTGAGGCAATGTTTGGAAAAACCTGCTTCCAGATGGAATTCTTTTCCTGGGTCTGGGTAGGCTAGACAGGGAGCAGAGCACAGACGTTGTTTAAGCTCGCTCATCGCTTTGTCCTGGTCTTCCGTCCAAATGAAGGGTTCATCTTTCTTGAGGAGAGATGTGAGTGGTCGTGCAATGTCAGAATAATTTTCAATGAACTGTCTTGAATAGTTGCAGACTCCCAGGAAGCTTCGCAGCTCAGTGATATTAGTGGGGGGTTTTATGGTTTGGATTGCTTGAGTGCGGCTGGATTGCGGTTCGATTCCTTCTCGTCCAACAAGGAGGCCGACATAGTTCACTTTGGTTTTGCACCATTGGCCTTTGTGGAGTGCAATTTTGGCACCTGCTGTAGTCAGTTGATTTAGGACGTGGTCGATTTCCTTTAGATGGTCTGCCGCGTTGGTGTTCTGCAAGAGCAAATCATCAACATAGATTATGTTCCCTCTGGCTCTGGCATCAGGGCAGGCTTTGTTTAGAAAGATGTTGAATTCAGCTGGTGAGTTGGCATAGCCGAAAGGACACCGCGTGAAGGTATATTGTCGGTTGCCAAAATTGAATGCCAGCTTGTGTTGGTCGTCTGGATGTACGGGAATGGTCCAAAATCCGGAGGCAACGTCCATAGTGGATAGGATCGTGGAGCCTTTGATTTTGGGTATTTCTTGGTCCAGTTGTGTCATGGGCCATCGTGACAGGGGTACCTGTTTGTTCAGTTTACGATAGTCAATAGTAGGCCGCCATTTGCCGTTAGGCTTGAGAACTGGCCAGATAGGTGCAGAGTATGTGCTGTTGCAGGGGCGGATGATTCCCTTTTCTAGCATGGAGTCGATGATTTCTTGTACCGACTCATATGATGCGATAGGAATTTTGTACTGGCGCACATATGTGGGTGGTGCACTTGGGTTTGTCGGAATGCGCACGGTGTGGATGTTGGTTAGGCCACAGTCCAGAGAGTCCTTAGCAAAGGAGTCTTTGTATTTATGTAGGACTTCTTTGAGTCCCTGGCGCTCAGCGTCGCAGTGGAGGGCGTCTGCTTCCTCCAAGATCTGTTGGATCTGTGCGTTGAACCCGGGGTAGGGTTCATCTGTGGGTTGTGTGTTTAAAGAGTTCTGAGCCATGAGGGTCACTTGTTCTGCTTGTGCTGTCAGAGGTTGGGAGGAGACAGCGTAGACTGCCAGGTGTGTGTCATCGGTCAGCTCTGAACGACAGACGCTTTCTTTGGATACAGGCAGCACAGATGTGATGGAGATAGTTCCATGCGGTTTAGTGAAGACTACGGCATCGTCCTCTTCGTCTGTCAGCAGCTGGGCTGGTATGGGGCCTATGATAGGTACTGTTAGCTCAAAGTCATGGAATTCTTGGCTGATGAGCCATCCCACGTGGCTGGCTTTAGAGAGTTTGATGTCTTGAGCCGTGCAGTTGTTGACCAAGACGTATACGGAGCGGGATGACACTTCCATGAGGGGCGTGGCTTCCAGGGTCAGACCTAGCCTTAGGTAGGTCCTGGAAGGATGGAAGAAACCTAGTTTGCTGTTGAGAGCTTGTCCTGGTCGCATGTTCAGGCGGATGCTGACGCTCTTTCTGTAGGCAGGTATGGTGACTTCCTGTTCGTTAATCATGGCACAGGCGTCCGGCACTGTCTGACCAGATTGAAGGTTTTGTAGGTTGACAGTGGGGTTCAGTCGGTGTGACGCCGGGGCCCAGATGATGTCATTCACCGTGTCGATGCAGGCGTTGAGTCTGACAATGATGTCGGCTCCAACATATAGTTCGTGAGGCAGATCAGGGATTACCAGGAAGTAGTGGCTTAGCAGCCGGTTGTTCCACTGTATGTCTGCTGCACAGATTATTTTGGAGGTGGCCATTGTTGTTGATTCGGGGCTGAGCGGGAAGCGGCTATGCTTGGAAACATGTGGCAGGTGCTTTTGTCTCTGCTTCAGCGTTTTGAAAAGGCTTAGACTGATGGCTGAGGTCTCTGTCCAGAGAGCCAATACTGCATCGGACACAGGAAGGTCCTGGATGTTTACAGCAGTTCTGATTTGGGGAGGACCTGAGGTTGAGTCCCACGTCTGCAGTGCGCAGAGAAAAGGGTCGAGAGCTTTGCTAGTTGCAGCTGGACTTGGGCTTGGCTCTGACCTTGACCTTGCTTCGTCCTGTCGTAGACGATGGTCGGTGTCTGTGGTTTGACACTGCGGTGCTTGTGGGTTTACTGACTGTAACGGGAGGGGCTCGCGGACCTGTGTCCACATCTTCAGGTGTTTAAAGTCAATTAGAGGTTCAAAGCGATTTAGCAGGTCTTTCCCGATGAGAAGTGGGTAGGTGTTTAGTGGTGAAATGTAAACTGGGTGGATGAGATCCATTGGTCCTACAGTTAGCTGGATCGGGGCCACGTGTTTGAGTTGCAGGCCCGTGTGTGAGTATGCTTGGAGGTTTAGTTCACACCTTTGgagcttgagggtgctgtttgctctcctgtttctctcttggatttcttccaggagttcagttgacattagagtgatgtctgCTCCTGTGTCCAAGAGGGCTTCCACTTTGATGTGGCGTTCGATGATGATGGAGAGGTAGAACTTTTTAGCGATACCCTTCTCGATGAGGTCGCCCAGAAGTTGAGGCACTGGAGTGTGGGATGAAATGGGTAGACTATGGAAACTGGTTTGGGTTTCTTCAGAGGCATGGCAGACAACCAGAACGGCACTTTCGGGCACTGTGGTGGTATCGTCAGCAGGTGGTGATGGGCAGCTGCTGACATCCACCGTGCTAGGTGTTAGGTCGGTGTCACCCGCTGGAGCGGGGTGTTCAGGGTGGCTTCCCTGTTCACCTGTGGTTGAGATAGCTGCAACATTTTGAGGGTGAGGTGCATGGGTGCTTTGGTTTGAGGTTTGTTGTGCCAGGTGGGTGCTGTCTTGTTGTTCTGCCGCTAGTCAGGCCGAAtctggtttttctttcttttcccattTCCGATCCTGCTCTCTGCTCTGGAAGAACTCTTTCATCATCATCTTTAACAGTTCTTGAGAGTCAAGACTAGTTGATGTCTTTTGCTCTTGTACAGTTTCTGTTTGGGTTCTGTCAGTATGGAATCTCGGTGGGTTTTTCCGACGGTTTCTTGGGCTGGTGGCTCCAGAGCGTGACTGTCGCGTCCCGTTGGACCCTCCGTTAGAGTCCCAAGATCCTCTGCCTGAGTGTTGCGAGTTCCATGATTTTTCCCATCGGCCTTCCTGCTGCCGTGGCTGGTTCCGCGATCTCTCCCAGCGTTGTCCAGTTGATGACTgtccatcccagcggtcgtttttttgttttggtcgGGTGCCACTTTGGAGGTTCCGTTCCTTGTTAAGTGAGGATGACTTCCATTCTTTGGGTCGTGGCTTGACGCTGTCTTGGGGACCGGCGCCCTCCAGTGCCATCCCTTGACTTTGCGTGTTGATGTCAAGAATTGCGGCAGGTTTGGAGCCCTTTTCTGAAGCCATTTTTTGCTTGGCGTAGGCTTTGTGTGCCAAGTCTCGCAGTTGCTGAGATGTCATTGTTCGTGGGCATGCTaggacgccaaggtggtggcttacccCAGGATGGAGATTTCTGAGGAAGAGAGTTCTGAAATTCTGGTCTTCTTCCATGCCTGGCtcattgcgagctccgaagtatgaTCGTCTCAGGCGGTTGTAATAAGCTTGGGGCGTTTCGTGACGACCCTGCttggtctccagggcggccaccagtccttgctctgattcaGGGTCTGCGAACTCtttgatgagggcttggcggagcaGATGGAAATCAGTCTTTGTGTGTGAAGGCTGTCGGTCCAAAAAGCTTCGTACCTCAGGGCTCGAAGTCGATCGCAGaagataaagtctgtctttgtccgTAACATTGGGTCTCATTTCTAGATGAAATTCTAAGTCTTTCAAGTAGGCGTGGACGTCTTGAAAACCTTGAGCACTCGGGGAAAACTTGCTTATGTTTCGAGCCAGCTTGTCGAGGTCTTTTAGGTCCAGTCCGTGCGATGCTTGCAGGCCGGCCCGTGGaagttctcgtagcttgggtgtgacGTAGGTCTCTTCGGAGGGAGCTGGTGAGGGTTTTAAAGTTGCTCCCTCCCCCTTTTGTTCACGTGAGGTTCCAGGGACGGGGGACCCGGGCCTGCTTGGTAGGGGTGAGGCCGGGGCCCGTCGGGTCCTGGTTGGCTCAGGACGCAGCTCATAAGCGTGTTTGAGTTCATCTCTGACACTTTCAGCTTCTTCTTTTATGTCGTCCAGCtgttgagtgaggtaacttaGTTCAGTCCTTGCCTCGTTCAAATGagtttcgagggctttaattctgctgttcttgtctttGAAGTCCAGTTGTGCCTTTTCTAGTAGCTGTTCGGCGTACCGGAGCTTGTCGCTGACTTCCGTGTAGGCTGCCTTTGCTTGTTCCATTTCTTGGGCGGTGGTCGCCAGAGTTTCTTTCAGTTTGTTGATCTCCTCAGTAGTTCTGGGGTTCGTTCCGTCGGACCATTCCTGATGGTCTTGAGCCTCCAGTTCAAGCTGTCCGATGCGTTGTTGTGCGCTTTTGAGCTCCTGCTGGAGATGGGCGGTTTGCCTGTCACTCAGTTTGAGGGAagcgatgagggtgtgactcagggaACCGGTGATCTTGGCTAGCTCTTTGTGTCCAtagctttggctgggatcattctccatgatgcctgttatgttgttgtccagttggtcttgtgtctgatgtttgacagcttcggcggctttgggtaagaggctgtccgtcatggcgcttagccagatttccaagtcctcccagtggCCAACGGGGTCTGTGGTGCGAGACATGTTTCGATGCCGCGAGGGGAGACCAAaccactgactgacacagacctgaaggagaaagaacaaacaaaaacaaaacaaaaagagaaacaaacagacaaaactggAACAGGGGTGTGAGTGTAGTGATGTCAGGTGTAAGTGGTGTCAGGTGTAAGTGGGGTCTGGGCGTGTGGTATGGAGGTGAGCGTGTTTCTCCCCACAGGTGGCTCGCTGGTGTGTGTAGCCTCCAGCTAGTGTCGCTTTGACGGAGGGTGAGGGGAGGTGTCACGGGTGTTGTaactgaaaaagagaaaagaaacagaaaagaACACACAGCAGGGCCGGCGTGGTCGGCTGCTTCTCCTTTTCCTAAGACAAGAGAGAGAGGAgacaacacaaagaaacaaacaaacagggaaaaacaaaacaaaaacaaaacaaaaaactgtgcaCTTAGGGAAAGGCAGGAGGAGAAGAGAGAGATTGGGGCTTTGCCCCGCCTGGACTATGACTGCTATTGCAGCTTCCTCCGGGGGAGGAAGCGTACGATAACAATGACAGTGTCGGCCTTGCAGCTGGTAGAAGTGACACTGTACACCAAACAGAGAGTTTCTGCTGACGGCTTCACGACCGGTGCCTATCGACCTTTGCTGTGCTCAGTGGGGCTTTATCTGTGGTAGTTCAGATGGGGAAAAGAAGGGAGAGTTAACACGAGTTTAAATGACAACCTCAGGTTGACTGGGTATCGATTAATTGTCTTTGAACAGCCCAAATTCTCTGCTTGCATGATTTTCACAGGCACAATTGAGGAAACAACAGGTCCATCCCAGAGGAGAACGgttagaaggagagagagaaaggagggaGTGAGGGGAGAGTTATCCAATCAGAGAGTGTGGTTTTGCTCCCGCCCGTCTAGAAATGTGACCGGTCCTACCAAGACGATTCAAGCTTTGCTTCACCGAATAAATTTAGGTTTACATTCAGTAGTGATGGTTATAAGACTCGATTGTTAACACTTGttaatgttttaatcagctgttgtgATCAATTAGCCAGTACAAACAATTGAAGTTTAAGGATGAGAAGTGACTATTGATTGAGAAATACTGAGTCTTGTCTCAAATCAATAAACAACTGTTTCTGTTTACAATTTGGAAGACCTCATCAAAATCAGTCAAGCCACCGTCATGTTACTGCTCAAATGTGCATCATATGACATATGATATGAGAgtggaaaagcaaaaataaaaaaaaagttttattaaaaaaaaattatttttatttttattgtgattaaacttaaaaatcagaagtgttaaaattataaattaaatcaattactcgattaattaatttaaaaacataacgTAAGCATCAATTTCAGAATTAAAGATCAATAATCTTAAAATTAGGAATTAAAGTTGAACAATCACAGTTCAAAATTTAAAGTTCAAGATGTAAGATttaaaagaaaaggaaagaaacaAAATTCAATTTTGTATAAGTTTTCCACTTGGAAATGACAGGTGGTGACCAAACTTTAATAATGTCACATTAACTTGTTTACTAATGATCAACATCAAATCACATCAAAGGAATGTACTGTAGCAAGGAGATG is a window from the Garra rufa unplaced genomic scaffold, GarRuf1.0 hap1_unplaced_002, whole genome shotgun sequence genome containing:
- the LOC141305402 gene encoding uncharacterized protein; this encodes MSRTTDPVGHWEDLEIWLSAMTDSLLPKAAEAVKHQTQDQLDNNITGIMENDPSQSYGHKELAKITGSLSHTLIASLKLSDRQTAHLQQELKSAQQRIGQLELEAQDHQEWSDGTNPRTTEEINKLKETLATTAQEMEQAKAAYTEVSDKLRYAEQLLEKAQLDFKDKNSRIKALETHLNEARTELSYLTQQLDDIKEEAESVRDELKHAYELSREQKGEGATLKPSPAPSEETYVTPKLRELPRAGLQASHGLDLKDLDKLARNISKFSPSAQGFQDVHAYLKDLEFHLEMRPNVTDKDRLYLLRSTSSPEVRSFLDRQPSHTKTDFHLLRQALIKEFADPESEQGLVAALETKQGRHETPQAYYNRLRRSYFGARNEPGMEEDQNFRTLFLRNLHPGVSHHLGVLACPRTMTSQQLRDLAHKAYAKQKMASEKGSKPAAILDINTQSQGMALEGAGPQDSVKPRPKEWKSSSLNKERNLQSGTRPKQKNDRWDGQSSTGQRWERSRNQPRQQEGRWEKSWNSQHSGRGSWDSNGGSNGTRQSRSGATSPRNRRKNPPRFHTDRTQTETVQEQKTSTSLDSQELLKMMMKEFFQSREQDRKWEKKEKPDSA